The nucleotide window TTACCCGCGTGACGACCGAAATCGCCCTCGCCGGCTCCGACGCCGACGGCGAAACCGTCGTCGGGCGGGGTGAAGACGTCACCTACGAGGCCGACGAGCACGATGCACTCGCCGACACTGGACTGCCCGATCTGACCGGCGAGTACACCATCGACTCGTTTGCCGACCGGCTCGAGGCGGTCGACCTGTTCCCCGCGGGTGCGCCCGACCGCGAGGTGTTCAGAAACTACCGGCGCTGGGGCGTCGAGAGCGCCGCGCTCGACCTCGCTTTACGACAGGCCGGCACGGACGTCGCAAGCGAACTCGGACGCTCGCTCGAGCCGGTTCGGTTCGTCGCCAGCACCCGCCTCGGCGAGCCGCCGACGGCAGACCGCCTCGAGGCGCTTCGCGAGCGGGTCCCCGACCTCGAGTGCAAGCTCGATCCGATCCCCGAGTGGGACAAAGATCTCGTCGCCGACATCGTCGATACGGTCGGCTCGGACGGCGTTCGCATTCTGGATCTTAAAGGCCAGTACGAGGGGACCGACGTCGACGTCCCCGCTGACCCCGAACTGTACACGCTCGTGCTCGAGGCGTTTCCTGACGCCGTCCTCGAGGACCCCGCGCTCACCGACGAGACGCGACCGTTGTTCGACGACGGCGAGGTGCGCCGTCGCGTCTCGTGGGACGC belongs to Natronorubrum aibiense and includes:
- a CDS encoding enolase-like domain-containing protein, with product MNYDRLAALSLSIDDVALERLERETSSEFTRVTTEIALAGSDADGETVVGRGEDVTYEADEHDALADTGLPDLTGEYTIDSFADRLEAVDLFPAGAPDREVFRNYRRWGVESAALDLALRQAGTDVASELGRSLEPVRFVASTRLGEPPTADRLEALRERVPDLECKLDPIPEWDKDLVADIVDTVGSDGVRILDLKGQYEGTDVDVPADPELYTLVLEAFPDAVLEDPALTDETRPLFDDGEVRRRVSWDAPIHGVDDIEALPWEPDWLNVKPSRFGSLESLFETIAYCAERDIRCYGGGQFELGVGRGQIQLLASLWYADGPNDVAPRAYNDPELGASLPSSPLEPSAEPCGFRWTVDGR